Proteins encoded by one window of Chondrinema litorale:
- the cysD gene encoding sulfate adenylyltransferase subunit CysD, translating into MENYFLNNFEELEAESIYVIREVAAQFDRPALLFSGGKDSIVVTHLARKAFYPAKIPFPLVHIDTGHNFPETIEFRDRLMKEIGANLIVGSVQQSIDEGKVKEETGFYASRNALQTVTLLDTIEEHKFDACMGGARRDEEKARAKERFFSHRDDFGQWDPKNQRPELWNLFNGKKNMGEHFRVFPISNWTEMDIWQYIKAEKIEIPSIYFTHKRQVIERDGSLLADCEHLNLKPTEKPVEMQVRFRTIGDMTCTGAVLSNASTMDDIIDEVSAARETERGTRADDKRSETAMEDRKKQGYF; encoded by the coding sequence ATGGAAAACTACTTTTTAAATAATTTTGAGGAGCTCGAAGCGGAGTCCATTTATGTGATTAGAGAAGTTGCAGCTCAATTTGATCGTCCTGCATTACTTTTTTCAGGTGGAAAAGATTCCATCGTTGTAACCCATTTAGCCCGTAAAGCTTTTTACCCGGCTAAAATTCCATTTCCATTGGTTCATATTGACACCGGTCATAACTTTCCTGAGACTATCGAATTTAGAGATAGGCTTATGAAAGAGATAGGGGCTAACCTTATTGTAGGATCTGTTCAACAATCAATTGACGAAGGGAAAGTAAAAGAAGAAACTGGTTTTTATGCTAGTAGAAATGCTCTTCAAACAGTAACATTATTAGATACAATTGAAGAACATAAGTTCGATGCTTGTATGGGTGGTGCTAGAAGAGACGAAGAGAAAGCAAGAGCTAAAGAAAGATTCTTCTCTCATAGAGATGATTTTGGCCAGTGGGATCCTAAAAACCAGCGTCCAGAACTATGGAACCTGTTTAATGGTAAGAAAAACATGGGCGAGCATTTTAGAGTATTCCCTATCAGTAACTGGACTGAGATGGATATTTGGCAATATATCAAAGCTGAAAAAATTGAAATCCCTTCTATCTACTTTACGCATAAAAGACAAGTAATAGAAAGAGATGGTTCTCTTTTAGCTGATTGCGAACACCTTAACTTAAAACCTACTGAAAAACCAGTAGAAATGCAGGTGAGATTCAGAACAATTGGTGATATGACATGTACTGGAGCTGTTTTGTCAAATGCATCAACTATGGATGATATTATAGATGAAGTATCAGCAGCAAGAGAAACAGAAAGAGGTACTAGAGCAGATGACAAACGTTCGGAAACTGCTATGGAAGATAGAAAGAAACAAGGTTATTTCTAA
- the dinD gene encoding DNA damage-inducible protein D, translating into MKVDKIDELRKRFEEIITLYEDIEVWMARDLQKLLGYTEWRNFTKVIERAMETCANSGEEVKDHFVELNKMVEIGLGANRIVRDFMLTRYACYIIAQNGDPKKEPIAFAQSYFALKTRKQELLEDRLKLDDRIRAREKLIDTENKLSKNIYERGVDQIGFGRIRSKGDSVLFGGNSTKQMKEKMGVPKNRPLADFLPTITIKAKDFAAEITNFNVESQNMYGEDQISKEHVKNNKDVRSLLEKRGIKPEELPAEEDIKKIQRRVKSIDKKLLKEDKKLRDE; encoded by the coding sequence ATGAAAGTAGATAAAATAGACGAATTACGAAAAAGGTTTGAAGAGATCATTACTTTATATGAAGATATAGAAGTATGGATGGCGCGTGATCTGCAAAAACTTTTGGGTTATACCGAATGGCGTAATTTTACTAAAGTAATTGAAAGGGCAATGGAAACTTGTGCTAACTCAGGTGAGGAGGTTAAAGACCATTTTGTTGAGCTCAACAAAATGGTAGAGATTGGCTTAGGAGCTAATAGGATAGTGAGAGATTTTATGCTTACACGATATGCCTGTTATATAATAGCTCAAAACGGCGATCCTAAAAAAGAACCTATTGCTTTTGCGCAAAGTTATTTTGCCTTAAAAACCAGAAAGCAAGAGTTGTTAGAAGACAGACTCAAGCTAGATGATCGTATAAGAGCGAGAGAAAAACTGATTGACACCGAAAATAAGCTTTCTAAAAACATTTATGAAAGAGGTGTTGACCAAATTGGTTTTGGCAGAATAAGAAGCAAAGGCGACAGTGTGTTGTTTGGTGGTAACTCTACCAAACAAATGAAAGAAAAAATGGGTGTGCCGAAAAACAGACCTTTGGCAGATTTTCTACCTACTATTACCATAAAAGCAAAAGACTTTGCGGCTGAGATTACCAATTTTAATGTGGAATCTCAAAATATGTATGGGGAAGATCAGATTAGCAAAGAGCATGTTAAAAACAACAAAGATGTGCGTAGTCTGCTTGAGAAGAGAGGAATTAAACCTGAGGAACTTCCTGCTGAAGAAGACATTAAGAAAATTCAGCGTAGAGTTAAATCAATTGATAAAAAATTATTAAAAGAAGACAAAAAACTTAGGGACGAATAA
- the cysN gene encoding sulfate adenylyltransferase subunit CysN → MAIDHSNMEILRFTTAGSVDDGKSTLIGRLLYDSKSIFEDQLEAVEKSSQSKGLEHVDLSLLTDGLKAEREQGITIDVAYRYFATPKRKFIIADTPGHIQYTRNMVTGASTANMALILVDARKGILEQTCRHSFIASLLKIPHIVLCVNKMDLVDYDQEVYENIVSEFRKFAAKLEVNDVHFVPVSALKGDNVVDKSANMDWYEGSTLLYMLETIHIGSDHNHVDCRFPVQYVVRPHSDEYHDYRGYAGRIAGGVFKKGDDVTVLPSGFSSKIKSIDTFNGEIDLAYAPMSVTMTLEDEIDISRGDMIVRPNNQPESSQDLEVMLCWLNPKPPVPRAKYYIQHTSNEARAMIKDILYKVDINTLHRMEDDKDINMNDICRVKIRTTKPLFTDSYRRNRNTGSIILVDESTNETVAAGMII, encoded by the coding sequence ATGGCAATAGATCATTCAAACATGGAAATTCTCCGCTTCACTACTGCCGGAAGCGTAGACGACGGGAAGAGTACACTTATAGGCCGTTTACTATATGATTCAAAATCAATTTTTGAAGATCAACTTGAAGCTGTTGAGAAATCAAGTCAAAGCAAAGGTCTGGAGCATGTAGATTTATCATTACTTACTGATGGACTAAAAGCTGAAAGAGAGCAGGGTATTACAATTGATGTAGCTTACCGTTACTTTGCTACTCCAAAGAGAAAATTTATTATAGCAGATACTCCAGGGCACATTCAGTATACCAGAAATATGGTTACTGGAGCCTCAACTGCTAATATGGCTTTAATTCTAGTAGATGCTCGTAAAGGCATTTTGGAGCAAACATGTAGACATTCATTTATCGCTTCTCTACTTAAAATCCCACACATTGTACTATGTGTAAATAAAATGGATTTAGTAGACTACGATCAAGAAGTTTATGAAAACATTGTTTCTGAGTTTAGAAAGTTTGCTGCTAAATTAGAAGTAAACGATGTACATTTTGTGCCTGTTAGTGCACTTAAGGGCGACAATGTGGTAGACAAATCAGCTAATATGGATTGGTATGAAGGTTCTACCTTATTATATATGCTTGAGACTATCCACATCGGTAGCGACCATAATCATGTAGATTGTCGTTTCCCTGTGCAATATGTTGTTCGCCCTCACTCTGACGAATACCACGATTACCGTGGATATGCAGGAAGAATTGCAGGTGGAGTATTTAAAAAGGGAGATGATGTAACTGTATTACCTTCAGGATTCTCTTCAAAAATTAAATCTATAGATACATTTAATGGAGAAATTGACTTGGCTTATGCGCCAATGTCAGTAACGATGACATTAGAAGATGAAATAGATATAAGTAGAGGAGATATGATTGTAAGGCCAAACAATCAACCAGAAAGCTCTCAAGACTTAGAAGTAATGCTTTGTTGGTTAAATCCTAAGCCTCCGGTACCAAGAGCGAAGTATTACATCCAACATACTTCTAATGAAGCCAGAGCAATGATTAAAGACATTTTGTATAAAGTAGATATTAATACTTTACATAGAATGGAAGACGATAAGGATATCAATATGAATGATATATGCAGAGTGAAGATAAGAACTACTAAACCTCTGTTTACAGATAGTTACCGTCGTAATAGAAATACAGGAAGTATTATTTTGGTAGATGAATCTACTAACGAAACAGTAGCTGCTGGAATGATCATATAA
- the cysQ gene encoding 3'(2'),5'-bisphosphate nucleotidase CysQ, giving the protein MTDQFFEEWLEKAKKVAVEAGEKILEVYNSDSFGEEIKADKSPLTKADKESHNAIVAVLDQSELPVLSEEGKNISYEDRKDWEYFWMVDPLDGTKEFIKRNGEFTVNIALIHKNTSILGVVYVPVTGKMYWALKGKGAFTNENGGEATALNCATFTDSDENLKIIGSRSHMNEETQDFIAKYNNPEIVSMGSSLKFMLLAEGKAHIYPRIAPTMEWDTAAAHIVVEEAGGTVKQFGKEESVVYNKANLLNPYFVAKGNLE; this is encoded by the coding sequence ATGACAGATCAATTTTTTGAGGAGTGGCTTGAAAAAGCTAAAAAAGTGGCTGTAGAAGCCGGAGAAAAAATTCTTGAAGTTTACAATTCAGATTCATTTGGTGAAGAGATAAAAGCAGATAAATCTCCTCTAACAAAAGCAGATAAAGAATCTCACAATGCCATTGTTGCTGTTCTAGATCAATCAGAATTACCTGTATTGAGTGAAGAAGGAAAAAATATCTCTTATGAGGACAGAAAAGACTGGGAATACTTCTGGATGGTAGACCCTTTAGATGGAACCAAAGAGTTTATTAAAAGGAACGGAGAATTTACAGTGAATATCGCACTGATCCATAAAAATACATCGATCTTAGGAGTAGTTTATGTTCCAGTAACTGGCAAAATGTATTGGGCACTAAAAGGAAAAGGAGCATTCACCAACGAAAATGGTGGAGAGGCTACAGCTTTAAATTGTGCAACCTTTACAGATAGCGATGAAAATCTAAAAATTATAGGTTCTCGTTCGCATATGAATGAAGAAACTCAAGACTTTATAGCGAAGTACAACAATCCAGAAATAGTGAGTATGGGTAGTTCGCTTAAGTTTATGTTACTTGCAGAAGGGAAAGCACATATTTACCCTCGTATTGCCCCAACCATGGAGTGGGATACAGCTGCAGCCCACATTGTAGTTGAAGAAGCAGGAGGAACTGTTAAGCAATTCGGTAAAGAAGAATCTGTAGTATATAACAAAGCAAACTTGTTAAATCCTTACTTTGTAGCTAAAGGGAATTTAGAATAA